A section of the Paenibacillus odorifer genome encodes:
- a CDS encoding MFS transporter has product MLEQQELRTKLWTKSFIALTISALFLFMNLQMLLSSFPSYVKSEFQAGDIMVSLVTSVFALTAIASRFMTAFLMRKVSRNVLLYIGLAIAAAITGLYVVADSIGSLLLMRVGYGIGFGIASTIIPTIVSQIIPSKRMGEGIGYFGLSTSLAMSIGPMIGLNVMKQSGFGTLAMIGMVTLLLAFPVLLFSRSLPAQPKKQPTPTQSESTKPLKVPFNTKLVLPAILNVMLAITYGGLLSFIALFGESVHLEQVGLFFLFNAVTIIIIRPISGRLFDKRGPASVLIPAAVCVVASLTVLSYTTSMPMLIVSALLYGLGFGAIQPTIQAWMLRTSTPAQYGMANSMFYNSTDLGVASGAIILGAISAATDYGIMYRYSAGFMVLFLIVYVGIQINKARVNPSTLSQ; this is encoded by the coding sequence ATGTTAGAACAACAAGAACTACGTACGAAATTATGGACCAAATCTTTTATTGCTTTAACGATTAGTGCTTTATTTTTATTTATGAATTTACAGATGTTGTTATCTTCATTTCCGTCTTACGTAAAAAGCGAATTTCAGGCCGGAGATATTATGGTCAGCCTCGTTACCAGCGTCTTTGCATTAACTGCGATCGCTTCACGTTTTATGACCGCTTTTCTGATGCGGAAGGTTAGCCGCAATGTATTATTATATATTGGCTTAGCAATTGCCGCCGCTATAACCGGCCTTTATGTTGTAGCAGATTCCATTGGCTCGCTGCTGCTGATGCGTGTGGGCTATGGGATTGGATTCGGGATTGCCAGCACGATTATTCCAACGATTGTTTCGCAGATTATTCCGAGCAAAAGAATGGGTGAAGGGATAGGTTATTTCGGTTTATCTACCAGCCTGGCGATGTCGATCGGTCCGATGATTGGCTTAAATGTGATGAAACAATCGGGTTTTGGAACACTGGCTATGATTGGTATGGTAACCTTACTTCTTGCCTTTCCAGTACTTTTATTTTCTCGTTCACTTCCTGCACAACCGAAAAAACAGCCAACCCCAACTCAAAGCGAATCCACCAAACCTCTCAAGGTTCCGTTTAATACAAAGTTAGTATTGCCTGCCATTCTAAATGTCATGTTGGCAATTACCTACGGGGGATTGCTAAGCTTTATCGCTTTATTCGGCGAATCAGTTCATCTGGAGCAAGTGGGTCTGTTCTTTTTATTTAATGCGGTTACGATCATCATTATAAGACCTATCTCCGGCAGATTATTTGATAAAAGAGGACCAGCTTCTGTCCTAATCCCGGCGGCGGTTTGCGTCGTTGCAAGCTTAACTGTGCTTTCTTATACGACCTCTATGCCAATGCTCATCGTTTCCGCTTTGCTATATGGACTTGGTTTCGGCGCTATTCAGCCAACGATCCAGGCTTGGATGCTTCGCACCTCAACACCTGCACAATATGGTATGGCCAACAGTATGTTCTATAACTCAACGGATTTGGGTGTAGCCAGCGGAGCCATTATTCTGGGGGCAATCTCGGCAGCAACTGATTATGGGATAATGTATCGTTATTCGGCTGGGTTTATGGTGTTGTTCCTTATCGTGTATGTGGGAATTCAGATTAACAAGGCTAGAGTGAATCCTTCAACCTTAAGTCAATAG